Below is a genomic region from Palaemon carinicauda isolate YSFRI2023 chromosome 31, ASM3689809v2, whole genome shotgun sequence.
ACTATATTTTTTGAGTACTGTTCATTCAAGTTAGTGTCAGATTCTCCTTTGTGAAAAACTTTCATTGAAAAGACATCTGATGCCATTGACATGCTGCAGTTTAAGTTGCTAAACATGTATTGACTAACAGGTGGAGAAGTGTCTGAGATAGAAATATCAAATTGATCTttgcataaagattttttttttttaaatacaggcaAGATTCCCTCATGTTTCTTTTTACTCTATAAGTCTTTGTGATAGTCCTTCACTTCAAGATTAATTACATTAGTAAAGGCATGTTGAAGATTATTATTATGTCTGCTGAATAATTTGTTGTTATGAGTTTAACACAGGCAGGTACCGATGAATAATTGTAAAACGTAATAAGTTAGTGGTGTTGTTTATGGATATGTATCCAACTTTCAGATGATTTTTGTATTCGATACTCAATCATTTCCTGTACACATTTGTATGACAAGCTGTGTGAACATATATGATTGTCTTCAGGTGTCTAAAAGAGGTTGATCCTTTAGTAGTCTTGGTCTCTTTGTAACAGTTAACAGTCTTTAAGCATTTTTCGTGTCAACATGCAGAATAACCTTTAAAATTCTTTTGCCTTATTTTCACTCTGCTTAACCAGTAATTAATTTGTAACCTGAAAATATCCCTTTTTGGCATTTAACTTACAAGTGTCATTGTTTGCTGATACTGTATTCTAACAGCTAAAAAATTCACTGTATGCTAGATATGTATTGGAATTATGaaagttgcctttttttttttctttttcattatttgaagtTCATCTTCAAGAGTTGATTTGTTTTAGTGAAAGGTAATGTATGCATTTTCGCAGTCATAATATCCAGCAATGATTATGTCCATAATTATTGATAACTTTATACTAATCATTTTCAGCCCAGTAGCTCAATAAGCTATTGAAAAACTTTCCTTTCTATGAAATTGAAATGAAGTTCAGTTTGGCTTAACCTATTAATCTTAcaattttatttccatataaaggctgccatatatttatatattaattatttttatggggTTACTAAGGTATCTATAACATTCACGAGTTGAATTCATCTTTACAGATTGGGAGTTCCTCTATGCATAATGTTTCATATATTATTCGCTACAGATGGATAGTCTCTCTTTACTTATATTTATCATTGATAGGCTACATAGATTGAGATAAAGAAAgcataagccagtttttttttttttcaatcataacaTATTGCTTGAGTAATCTTACAAAAGAAATTCTGGTACTATCCAAGATGCTGTATAGCAAAACACGGATGGAAATTCCTAAATCCATTCTATATAGGTAAGCGAGAAATTAATGTGTTATTCATTTGGAAATATGACAGATGGGATTATAATTGATATGCAATCAGGGAAATCAgaaggaaaaaaatagattttttttctatgagTTTATTTGCATTGGTTATGTTAGTATATGTAATAGATTTAGCTCCATGGGATAGTTATCAAGATATGATGTAAATAAGGAGTTATTTAGAGAATATCactaaaaatttgtttttaatatatatatatatatatatatatatatatatatatatatatatatatatatatatatatatatatatacatacacatacatacatacatacacacacacacacgtacgtacatatatatacataccaaggtACTTCCCGCAATTTTTTTTGgggagtagccaacatcaaactCGCCATTTTTTATGTTTTGGTGTAAATGATCTATTATATTTGAACCTGGAGGCATTTGCAAGGGGTGGGATAAGAATTTCGTTTGGCTGTGGGAGGGAAGGTGGATAGTAAGTTCGTTTGTGCACCTTTTTAAGCtactttcttaattttcttctcCCACTTAGTTATTTACTTTGGTATTATTTAGTTTGCCGCATATAAGTGAGGTTACGGATGGGGAATTTACAGATTAGGGGAGTGGCCTTTATTTCTACTCTTCAGTATCAGAAATGGATCTGGGTTGAACACCAACCTAAAGCAATTATAGTGTAATCTGTAGAGTAATGATTTCTCCAGAGAAATTTCATATTTAGAAGGAAAGTACACAAATGGGTAGGAAAACAGGAGGTAGATTTTAAGGTTTTGTTTTGTGGGTTATAAGATGGTTAAAAACCTTCTTGAATAAGCAAAGCATATCCTTGATACTTTACCTTGATAAAGATTTTGTCTCCTTCACACAAGTTTAGATTGATGAGCTGTTTGACATAGTGTAACCAGGGGACATGAATGGCTTTCTAGGGTTAAAACATCAAGTGTAAATTGCATAAGATAtgcatttttgtttaccaaaacacaCACAAAATGCAAGTACACAAGTTGATGAAATGTATTTGCTGAAGGTTTTATTTGTGTGGCAACAAATTGCTGTATTATTAAATTCTCAATATCCAAGTAGGATTTATAATTGTTCTATAACATGCATCCATTTAATCTCATTTGGAGCTGATTTTACCCAACAAACTAACATGTAGCTTTACCTTTATATTACACCAAATTCAAGTTGATAGAATGAAGAACTTCCAGTGTTTATACTGATAGATTTTTTTGTCTTTACTATAAGCAAAGAATTCTATTTGTgcattttatatttattctaattaaatttcttttacatAGAATTTTCTGGGACTGTTCTTTTTAAAAGTATTCTCTTTCCAGATTGGTGAGACTATACATTCTGGTCCAACACATCTAGTACAGAAAGATATCAAGAATGAAAAAGTAGGACCTGCAAGTAATTGTGTCCTCCCAGGTGACACTCTGGAAAGTGCTTGTGCCCTTCCCGAAAGCAATTGCCCAGCAGACATTCCCTCCACACGCTGCTCCTCCTCTCGGTTGTCGTCAACACCTGTTTACCGTAAAGGCTCGGTTCCTCGCAAGCCATCATCATCAGTGGGTGCTGCGGCTTTGCCTCGTTTGTCGCAGTCTAAATGTAAAGTTGGTGACACCGTTGAACCTAAAGCACCTCTGCTCACAGTCCAAGTACCTGAAGCTGTTGTGCCCAAAGCTAAAGTGTTTATTCATGATGCTCTGGCTGTTCCTCAAGCTTCAGTAAGTGAAGCTACTATTCCTGATGTCACAGTTAGTGAAGCTGCTCTGCCAGAAGTAACGTTGGATGAGGCTGCTTTACCCGATGTTCCTGTAACCAAAGCTGTCTCTAAAGCAACTTTTTTTAATGTAGCCACAAAAGTCAAGCAAGAAAAAGAAACACCATGTGCTTTTAAACCATTTATTAAACAAGAACCGCCTAATTTTGTCGAGTCTGTTATAGATGATTATTCGTTAGATGTGACTCTCTCTCCTGTAGTTGATCCAATTcaggtgaaaaaagaaaacatagaAATGGTTAGACTTATTCAAGAAGTAGACAGTAGAATTGACTCCTTTTGTCACAAGAGGAGCAGTCGAACCTCCAAACGATTTGGTAGCTCAGAAATTGAAGAAATAGAAATCAAAACTGAACAAATGTCTAGAGCTAAACGGTGTACCAGAACTCGCAAAAGTAGTTGTCGCTCTGACAAATCTGAGTCTGAAACTTCAGATTCACGCAGTGTACTTGAAGATCCATTGTGTCTTGATATGGTTGATAAAACTGCAAAGCGTGGTAAGCCTAAAAATGGAGAACCTATTTTAGAGGAAGCAGCAGCTCACACAAATAAGTACAATGGTGATGTTAGTGTGGACTTAGTTAATGGAGCTCATAAAGTTAAAGGTCGAAGAGTTAGTCGGGCTAATAGTGACGAATCTGATTTGAGCTCTTGTTCGAAAACTAATGGTAATGTAGatcataacaatgataaaattGACTTTAGTCTCCTCCTAGAAATATCGGAAGCAGACAGAGAAAAGTTTGAAACTAAGAAGGcaaaaattagaagaaaaacagCTGATTGGTTATTAATATCAGAAACTGAGCAGTATTATAATGAAAAGGAGGAAATAATGAGAAATAAGAATAAGCCCGATTCCGAGAGTGATAGTGACGAAAGTGACAGCGACTCTAAAAGTGACTGTtctgatgataatgaaaatgaagatGCAAATCCGcccaggggaaggggaaagggTAAGAGAAAACAGTCTGGCTGTGCAGGTGATGATGACCCTAAAGTTAGTGCAAAGAGGATAAAGGAAGATTTAGATTCTAGTAATGTCCGAGGGCGGCCTATTGGGAGTAGAACTCGAAAAACACGTTATGATTTAACAATGTTGAATGATGAcgaagatgacgatgatgaaaacTTCTTTGGTTTTCCTGTTAGTACAACTATTCCACCGTCAACCGAGAGCTGCTCCTTAACTAGTAGCTCCCTATGTCAATCAAGGAGCAAAGGGAAAGGAACAACAAAGGGCCCGGCAGAATCATCATCATCTAGCGGAAAGGCAGGAAAAAAACGTCTTTCAGATGCAGAGAGGTTTCTTAGGGATAATAGAGAGTATTATCATTTTCAAGAAACCAAGGAAAGATTGAGGAGGTCAACATCATCGTCATCTGGTGATAAAGAAAAAGTAGGTAATGGTGATGACACGAGTTGCCACGTAGAAAAGCGTTCGGAAAAGAAGGAGGAATCAAAAGTGAAAGAGACCAGTGTGGTGTCAAGGAAACGGCCTTCTCTTGACATGGCAAGGAGAGTGACTCGAAGAACAGGAGGAAGTTTAGATTTGGAATGTGAAGGGGATGTGAAAGGTGATAAGAAAGTTGTAATTAAAGAGGAAAAAGATTTAAAGATGGAGGGAAGAAATGCTACCAGAAGTGAGAGAAGAGATGGTTATAGGTTTGAGAGAAGGGTTGAAGTTAAAGCTGAAAGAATTGATGAACCAAGAAAAGAAGGGATGAGGTCTGAAAGGAGATGTGAAAAAATTTATTCGTGTTGTgataaaaaggatgcaacaaaaGTAGAAAAATGTGATAAGGAGAAATTGAAGGATgagaaggaaaaactaaaagaaaataagaaatccaAAGAGGTGGTAATTGAAAAAGGTGTCAAAGAAGATCATAAAGGAAAAGtagatgataaaaaagaaaaagtaattgataGAAAAGAGAAAACTGATGACAAAAAGGAAAGGGtagaagataaaaaggaaaaaatagaagataaaaaggaaaaggttttagataaaaaagaaaaggtaGTGGAAAAAACTGAAAAAGTAGAGGATAAAAGGGGAAAAGTGGAGGACAAAAGAGATAAAGTGGAGGACAAAAGAGATAAAGTGGAGGACAAAAGAGATAAAGTGGAGGACAAAAAAGATAAAGTGGAGGACAAAAAAGATAAAGTGGAGGACAAAAAAGATAAAGTAGAGGACAAAAGAGATAAAGTGGAGGATAAAAGAGATAAAGTGGAGGACAAAAGAGATAAAGTGGAGGACAAAAGAGATAAAGTGGAGGATAGAAAAGATAAAGTGGAGGATAGAAAAGATAAAGTAGAGGATAAAAAAGATAAAGTGGAGGACAAAAAAGATAAAGTGGACAACAAAAAGGAAAAAGTGGAGGACAAAAAGGAAAAAGTGGAGGACAAAAAGGAAAAGGTAGAGGACAAAACAGGAAAAGTAGATGGTAAAAAGGAAAATGTGgaggacaaaaaagaaaaagtaggggacaaaaaagaaaaagtggatgagaaaaaggaaaaagttgagggtaaaaaagataaaatagacagtaataaaaaaatagaagataaaataGAGAAAGTTGAAGACAAAAGAGAAAAgctgaaagacaaaaaagaaagTGAAGAAAACGTGATAAGAGATGAGAGAAAAAAGGAAGTCACAGAGGAGGAAAAAGTTGAGGAtgttaataagaaaaaggaattaaaagatgaaaataaaaatggatTAAAGGATAAAGAAATTGGTGAATTGCTAGACCAGAAACTGAGTGTGAAAAGTGATACTCAAATACTGAGGCGTGGGGTTGGGGTTGGGAAGTGCATTGTAAAAACTGAAAAAGACAGTATAAAAACTAGTGAAATTAGTGATAGTTTTGAATCCAGTTTAAACAATAAAGTGAAAAGTGATGATATAGAAAGTAGAGAGAAATTAGAAGTTAGGGAAAAGGTTACTAATGCAGGGTATGGTAATACTTTAGATGAACTCTATTTTTCTTTTGAAGGTGTACCTGAGAATGAGTGTTGGTATCAGACTTATCAGAGGTTTATTGATGGTATAGCTGTAAATGAGTTTGTTTATGATGAAGATCCTTTAAAGTTTATATTACCTTACGAAATGCCAAAGGAATATATACGAGACTTTATAAGCCTGAAAAAAGGGTTATTTTGTAAGAAAAAGAATGATCTCGCTGACCTCGTGAGAAAATCTCCGCGGTGTCATGCCTCTACCCTTGCGCTGTTTTCAGACATTATTCCTACTAGAAGAGGCAAGGGGTCAAAAGGCGTGAAATCTGTTCCTGTGAAAGTAGAAGAAATTTCTTCGGATGGCACAAGTACTCCGGGAGCAGACTCTATAAGAATGCCACCTCATGAGTGCTTTGAGTCTGTTGAAGAGTTAGCCATCCTTGCTTTGCACTTGGATCATGTCATTAAGACTGAGCTAGATGGGGAAGAGGCTTCCTTGTGTATTCCAGTGCTTAAGGACATGAAAGATACTGACGAAACAGACTTGCGAAAGACTCCACCAAAAAAGAGGGGGAAAAAGAGGCGGTTATTAGCCAGTTCAAAATCTAGTAAAGGTGTAGAAAATGTTGTGAAAGAGATGAAAATGTTTGAGAGTCCATTTGCTCATGAGGTAGACCCAGCTTTTATTGCAGGGTTAAGTGATGATGTTAGAGACTTGGTTCCTGAAAACATTCTATCTCGGGCAGCAGTGGAAGTCATAGAAGATTCCAACCAGTGTCTGTGTAACGATCGTCCCTCTTGTGAAGACTTCTCTAGTGCAGATGAAAATACTGAGGCTAGTTCTGAATGTGTATCTTTGTGTGATTCAGAAACTATTGATAGTTCTACTGCGAGTGAACCTAAACCAGTGCGTAGTAATAAGAAACGAAGAAAGAATTTGACTGGTTGGCCGAAGgcacaaaaaaagaagaaagctGTTGCCTCTCATACCTCTGACGATAATGATAGTGCGTTTGGGTATGATGATAGTGAACCAAAGAGAAGAGGGTGCAGAATAAAACAAGATTTCTGTTTCCTAGAGCAAACTACAGCTCAGAAACTTGCTGCCTTGGCTGCTAATGATCGAAGAGCCTCCCCGCGAAAAAAGGCTTCAGTGTTGTATATGGACACTTGGCCTGTTAGATTTCGAACACAAAAATAATGCTTAATTTACTGGTGAAAGTGCGTTGAGTGGTTTGCGTGTTGAaatgaaagtgtttatatatatttattttgaaaagataTGGTATGCTTGATAATTCTTTTTTTGATAAAAGGTCAAACCAGGGAGTCTCAGGACAGCTCTTCTTTAGAAGAATGACTAAAGTATTGTACAATATAAGTACAgcttttcattctatatatatatatatatatatatgcaggttaatgtaagaattattgaaaaagtttataaaacatacagtatattttcaaaGTGCATTTTTTTAATGTATCATTTCCTTATGCAAAATCTTCTGTAGTGAACTTATTAGTTTgactaatttattttttatgtaaatgcaGGGTCCGTTTtatttttctctacattttataAATTATTCGGTAGAATTATCCCGTCTGTTATAAATTCATGATGATCTTTACAAGATTTATTTAATACAATCCACTCCCCAATTTAggtccaaaatatttttttctttacttgaaaaAATTTGTATGTTTGCCTTTATAGCTTGGAATGATTGTGTATTTAAGTGAGAAATTCTCACTGAACTTGTAGATTTAATATTGTATCAAaggtttatttaatttttcatatgacaGACAGCATTTTTTCTAATGTCTGTTTTGTAGAGTGATCCTGGTAACGTATGTGGAAATatacattttgtaaataaatcttcTACTCAGAGTAATGGCCAATGATTCATAAATGTGAAATAAAGAAATGTTTGTATATACAACATTAATTTTCCTATACATCATATGTAAagctaaaattaataatttcaatgagTCCTCTCCAATATTTATATGCTTCAAATGTAAGtttctcaatagattttttttttttaagtttcatacTAGCCCATCCAGATTTTGTACGTTTATTATATTTTgccatttatttattaatctaGTCTGTTTCTGTTGCTCTCTGTAACAGCTCTTGAAATCATGAAACTTTGAATCAACATGTGTTATCAATCTATAAAAATTAGATTGTGTAAAACTGTCATGTGTGGTATAAAGCAAGACCTCTTGTGTGTATATTTGATTTACAGATGCAGAAATTGAAATtgcaaattaatttatgaaaagggCTATATAGACCAGCCCTGGGGCTTACGAGTGCCAAGATGTAACAAGGAAATCCAAGCCTTTACACTAAGAAGTTAAAATTAGAAGGGGATGGACAGGAAGAAATGAAGCAGAAGGTAGTAAAGAAAATGCTGCAAAGACCCTAAGTAATGCTTACATTACAGTGTGAGGTGGACTGTGATGGCATTATGTACCTTGCTATGAGGAAAATATTGAGGAATTTCTTGGTTTTTCAGATCATGTGATACTCTTTCTTGAGATGAGGATACAAAGAAAAAGCCTTTTAAGTCAGAAGCAGTTTCAGAGGCAGAGGAATCTTTTCTTGGCTACAACATTCTTGATGGTTTGGTGGTTGGGATGACTGTGCTTTGTAAGAAGGCAACTTTCCAGGTCAAAATGGTTAAGATGGGTGTTCAGTCTTGGAGGAATTTATTGCTGAGGGGGACTACAGCCTCCTGAGAGCCAAGGATGATGCCAGGACTGAAAAAGATTCTTTTACAGAGAAGTGGAAACAAGTCTTTTGCCACCAATTGGCAGCAAGCAGCATTCAAGGCATCCTACT
It encodes:
- the LOC137624229 gene encoding titin homolog isoform X1, encoding MVSPSKKKRQIKGRVTPAFKSDRKGDKASSKLPYKPLFNKRFYLDLKGYRSTANITADIRNLGGIVEEFLSREVNYVISTRGSQGTGGSSSELQPSPSTVHTASPHTPQQPFSSLPSTSHDSPLNIDSPREESGKKRVRTRAEVLLERACVRRQGTCDVLENARLWNVPVWPLAKLLKWIALLKEDGRYRPPQKSSAINHKHSSSSPKVQRLKSPFIKTESFSRQYKPVFKELTVWPELKLSNPPGISPFADPKQSKTPKTLKASSFQKDDFKERQKAKERNAGRNKESGYCELCTTNYPKLKLHLQSDTHLAFVRNDKNYQKLDELIDAYTQGAQMPKTKCTSEAQNTPWAAKKKNSRQPSIPLRRTTNHKLANDKKLPEKDNSYIPMRYSGLMQAERRPSSLSSVTNKRLRKQIVFEIGETIHSGPTHLVQKDIKNEKVGPASNCVLPGDTLESACALPESNCPADIPSTRCSSSRLSSTPVYRKGSVPRKPSSSVGAAALPRLSQSKCKVGDTVEPKAPLLTVQVPEAVVPKAKVFIHDALAVPQASVSEATIPDVTVSEAALPEVTLDEAALPDVPVTKAVSKATFFNVATKVKQEKETPCAFKPFIKQEPPNFVESVIDDYSLDVTLSPVVDPIQVKKENIEMVRLIQEVDSRIDSFCHKRSSRTSKRFGSSEIEEIEIKTEQMSRAKRCTRTRKSSCRSDKSESETSDSRSVLEDPLCLDMVDKTAKRGKPKNGEPILEEAAAHTNKYNGDVSVDLVNGAHKVKGRRVSRANSDESDLSSCSKTNGNVDHNNDKIDFSLLLEISEADREKFETKKAKIRRKTADWLLISETEQYYNEKEEIMRNKNKPDSESDSDESDSDSKSDCSDDNENEDANPPRGRGKGKRKQSGCAGDDDPKVSAKRIKEDLDSSNVRGRPIGSRTRKTRYDLTMLNDDEDDDDENFFGFPVSTTIPPSTESCSLTSSSLCQSRSKGKGTTKGPAESSSSSGKAGKKRLSDAERFLRDNREYYHFQETKERLRRSTSSSSGDKEKVGNGDDTSCHVEKRSEKKEESKVKETSVVSRKRPSLDMARRVTRRTGGSLDLECEGDVKGDKKVVIKEEKDLKMEGRNATRSERRDGYRFERRVEVKAERIDEPRKEGMRSERRCEKIYSCCDKKDATKVEKCDKEKLKDEKEKLKENKKSKEVVIEKGVKEDHKGKVDDKKEKVIDRKEKTDDKKERVEDKKEKIEDKKEKVLDKKEKVVEKTEKVEDKRGKVEDKRDKVEDKRDKVEDKRDKVEDKKDKVEDKKDKVEDKKDKVEDKRDKVEDKRDKVEDKRDKVEDKRDKVEDRKDKVEDRKDKVEDKKDKVEDKKDKVDNKKEKVEDKKEKVEDKKEKVEDKTGKVDGKKENVEDKKEKVGDKKEKVDEKKEKVEGKKDKIDSNKKIEDKIEKVEDKREKLKDKKESEENVIRDERKKEVTEEEKVEDVNKKKELKDENKNGLKDKEIGELLDQKLSVKSDTQILRRGVGVGKCIVKTEKDSIKTSEISDSFESSLNNKVKSDDIESREKLEVREKVTNAGYGNTLDELYFSFEGVPENECWYQTYQRFIDGIAVNEFVYDEDPLKFILPYEMPKEYIRDFISLKKGLFCKKKNDLADLVRKSPRCHASTLALFSDIIPTRRGKGSKGVKSVPVKVEEISSDGTSTPGADSIRMPPHECFESVEELAILALHLDHVIKTELDGEEASLCIPVLKDMKDTDETDLRKTPPKKRGKKRRLLASSKSSKGVENVVKEMKMFESPFAHEVDPAFIAGLSDDVRDLVPENILSRAAVEVIEDSNQCLCNDRPSCEDFSSADENTEASSECVSLCDSETIDSSTASEPKPVRSNKKRRKNLTGWPKAQKKKKAVASHTSDDNDSAFGYDDSEPKRRGCRIKQDFCFLEQTTAQKLAALAANDRRASPRKKASVLYMDTWPVRFRTQK
- the LOC137624229 gene encoding uncharacterized protein PF3D7_1120000-like isoform X3; this translates as MPKTKCTSEAQNTPWAAKKKNSRQPSIPLRRTTNHKLANDKKLPEKDNSYIPMRYSGLMQAERRPSSLSSVTNKRLRKQIVFEIGETIHSGPTHLVQKDIKNEKVGPASNCVLPGDTLESACALPESNCPADIPSTRCSSSRLSSTPVYRKGSVPRKPSSSVGAAALPRLSQSKCKVGDTVEPKAPLLTVQVPEAVVPKAKVFIHDALAVPQASVSEATIPDVTVSEAALPEVTLDEAALPDVPVTKAVSKATFFNVATKVKQEKETPCAFKPFIKQEPPNFVESVIDDYSLDVTLSPVVDPIQVKKENIEMVRLIQEVDSRIDSFCHKRSSRTSKRFGSSEIEEIEIKTEQMSRAKRCTRTRKSSCRSDKSESETSDSRSVLEDPLCLDMVDKTAKRGKPKNGEPILEEAAAHTNKYNGDVSVDLVNGAHKVKGRRVSRANSDESDLSSCSKTNGNVDHNNDKIDFSLLLEISEADREKFETKKAKIRRKTADWLLISETEQYYNEKEEIMRNKNKPDSESDSDESDSDSKSDCSDDNENEDANPPRGRGKGKRKQSGCAGDDDPKVSAKRIKEDLDSSNVRGRPIGSRTRKTRYDLTMLNDDEDDDDENFFGFPVSTTIPPSTESCSLTSSSLCQSRSKGKGTTKGPAESSSSSGKAGKKRLSDAERFLRDNREYYHFQETKERLRRSTSSSSGDKEKVGNGDDTSCHVEKRSEKKEESKVKETSVVSRKRPSLDMARRVTRRTGGSLDLECEGDVKGDKKVVIKEEKDLKMEGRNATRSERRDGYRFERRVEVKAERIDEPRKEGMRSERRCEKIYSCCDKKDATKVEKCDKEKLKDEKEKLKENKKSKEVVIEKGVKEDHKGKVDDKKEKVIDRKEKTDDKKERVEDKKEKIEDKKEKVLDKKEKVVEKTEKVEDKRGKVEDKRDKVEDKRDKVEDKRDKVEDKKDKVEDKKDKVEDKKDKVEDKRDKVEDKRDKVEDKRDKVEDKRDKVEDRKDKVEDRKDKVEDKKDKVEDKKDKVDNKKEKVEDKKEKVEDKKEKVEDKTGKVDGKKENVEDKKEKVGDKKEKVDEKKEKVEGKKDKIDSNKKIEDKIEKVEDKREKLKDKKESEENVIRDERKKEVTEEEKVEDVNKKKELKDENKNGLKDKEIGELLDQKLSVKSDTQILRRGVGVGKCIVKTEKDSIKTSEISDSFESSLNNKVKSDDIESREKLEVREKVTNAGYGNTLDELYFSFEGVPENECWYQTYQRFIDGIAVNEFVYDEDPLKFILPYEMPKEYIRDFISLKKGLFCKKKNDLADLVRKSPRCHASTLALFSDIIPTRRGKGSKGVKSVPVKVEEISSDGTSTPGADSIRMPPHECFESVEELAILALHLDHVIKTELDGEEASLCIPVLKDMKDTDETDLRKTPPKKRGKKRRLLASSKSSKGVENVVKEMKMFESPFAHEVDPAFIAGLSDDVRDLVPENILSRAAVEVIEDSNQCLCNDRPSCEDFSSADENTEASSECVSLCDSETIDSSTASEPKPVRSNKKRRKNLTGWPKAQKKKKAVASHTSDDNDSAFGYDDSEPKRRGCRIKQDFCFLEQTTAQKLAALAANDRRASPRKKASVLYMDTWPVRFRTQK
- the LOC137624229 gene encoding titin homolog isoform X2, with protein sequence MSTTRGQGDKASSKLPYKPLFNKRFYLDLKGYRSTANITADIRNLGGIVEEFLSREVNYVISTRGSQGTGGSSSELQPSPSTVHTASPHTPQQPFSSLPSTSHDSPLNIDSPREESGKKRVRTRAEVLLERACVRRQGTCDVLENARLWNVPVWPLAKLLKWIALLKEDGRYRPPQKSSAINHKHSSSSPKVQRLKSPFIKTESFSRQYKPVFKELTVWPELKLSNPPGISPFADPKQSKTPKTLKASSFQKDDFKERQKAKERNAGRNKESGYCELCTTNYPKLKLHLQSDTHLAFVRNDKNYQKLDELIDAYTQGAQMPKTKCTSEAQNTPWAAKKKNSRQPSIPLRRTTNHKLANDKKLPEKDNSYIPMRYSGLMQAERRPSSLSSVTNKRLRKQIVFEIGETIHSGPTHLVQKDIKNEKVGPASNCVLPGDTLESACALPESNCPADIPSTRCSSSRLSSTPVYRKGSVPRKPSSSVGAAALPRLSQSKCKVGDTVEPKAPLLTVQVPEAVVPKAKVFIHDALAVPQASVSEATIPDVTVSEAALPEVTLDEAALPDVPVTKAVSKATFFNVATKVKQEKETPCAFKPFIKQEPPNFVESVIDDYSLDVTLSPVVDPIQVKKENIEMVRLIQEVDSRIDSFCHKRSSRTSKRFGSSEIEEIEIKTEQMSRAKRCTRTRKSSCRSDKSESETSDSRSVLEDPLCLDMVDKTAKRGKPKNGEPILEEAAAHTNKYNGDVSVDLVNGAHKVKGRRVSRANSDESDLSSCSKTNGNVDHNNDKIDFSLLLEISEADREKFETKKAKIRRKTADWLLISETEQYYNEKEEIMRNKNKPDSESDSDESDSDSKSDCSDDNENEDANPPRGRGKGKRKQSGCAGDDDPKVSAKRIKEDLDSSNVRGRPIGSRTRKTRYDLTMLNDDEDDDDENFFGFPVSTTIPPSTESCSLTSSSLCQSRSKGKGTTKGPAESSSSSGKAGKKRLSDAERFLRDNREYYHFQETKERLRRSTSSSSGDKEKVGNGDDTSCHVEKRSEKKEESKVKETSVVSRKRPSLDMARRVTRRTGGSLDLECEGDVKGDKKVVIKEEKDLKMEGRNATRSERRDGYRFERRVEVKAERIDEPRKEGMRSERRCEKIYSCCDKKDATKVEKCDKEKLKDEKEKLKENKKSKEVVIEKGVKEDHKGKVDDKKEKVIDRKEKTDDKKERVEDKKEKIEDKKEKVLDKKEKVVEKTEKVEDKRGKVEDKRDKVEDKRDKVEDKRDKVEDKKDKVEDKKDKVEDKKDKVEDKRDKVEDKRDKVEDKRDKVEDKRDKVEDRKDKVEDRKDKVEDKKDKVEDKKDKVDNKKEKVEDKKEKVEDKKEKVEDKTGKVDGKKENVEDKKEKVGDKKEKVDEKKEKVEGKKDKIDSNKKIEDKIEKVEDKREKLKDKKESEENVIRDERKKEVTEEEKVEDVNKKKELKDENKNGLKDKEIGELLDQKLSVKSDTQILRRGVGVGKCIVKTEKDSIKTSEISDSFESSLNNKVKSDDIESREKLEVREKVTNAGYGNTLDELYFSFEGVPENECWYQTYQRFIDGIAVNEFVYDEDPLKFILPYEMPKEYIRDFISLKKGLFCKKKNDLADLVRKSPRCHASTLALFSDIIPTRRGKGSKGVKSVPVKVEEISSDGTSTPGADSIRMPPHECFESVEELAILALHLDHVIKTELDGEEASLCIPVLKDMKDTDETDLRKTPPKKRGKKRRLLASSKSSKGVENVVKEMKMFESPFAHEVDPAFIAGLSDDVRDLVPENILSRAAVEVIEDSNQCLCNDRPSCEDFSSADENTEASSECVSLCDSETIDSSTASEPKPVRSNKKRRKNLTGWPKAQKKKKAVASHTSDDNDSAFGYDDSEPKRRGCRIKQDFCFLEQTTAQKLAALAANDRRASPRKKASVLYMDTWPVRFRTQK